TGATGGTAGTTTGAATTATTTAACTACACAAACACCTGAAGGACTTTCTGAATCAGATCCACTTTATCCAGTATTAGTTCCAGGTTGGAGAGGTACTAGTGATTTATGGTCTGACATCGCAGATACGAAACAAGGTCATATTGCAATTCGTGGTATGTACAAATATATTGACCCAGCAAGTGCTGAAGGTTTAGCTCTTTTAGCAGATGGTTATTCATTAACTGATTGGGGTATAAATCTTGTTAATAATAGACAGCAGTATACTGATGATTTATTCAAAGGATATCCTGATGGTTCATTTGCAGCAGGTGTTCCTCCTCGTTACATTATGCCATTGTCTGGAGATGCTTTACGTACTTCAAAAGGTTTACTTACACAAGGATATGGTCACCCTTCAGCTGAATAAAATACTGAATTGATTTCATAGAAATAATTTTAAATAGCCCGCATCTTAATAGTAGTGGGCTATTTTTTTATAATTAAAATAGACGCCTAACAATAGAAACCTATTATTAAACTACTTTTTTAATTTAATCACTGAAAAACAAAAAATGATAAAAACAAAAGGCACATACTTCACATTATTAACTATTTGTTGTTTAATACTATTTACTAGTTGCAAACAACAAAAAAAAGAACCACAAAATTCAGATCCATTTGCTGAATTAAAGGTATCTGATACTTTAAAATGGTCAGAACGCATGGCCCTTTCAATTATAAAACGTAATCCTCAAGCTTGGAATATAGATCATATTCCTGAACCAAAATGGGAATATAAAGTAGGATTAGTTTTAAAGGCTTACGAAAGACTTTATAATAAAACTGAAAATGAAAAGTATTATAACTATATTAAGGATTTTGTTGATATGATGATTGATAGTACTGGTACTATCAAAGGCTATAAACTTGAAAGTTATAATATAGACTTGGTAAATTCTGGAAAGCTACTTTTTAATCTTTATGATAAAACTAAAGACGAAAAATATTTAAAAGCTTTAAAACTTTTAAGAAGTCAGCTAGATGGACATCCAAGAACTAAGTCTAATGGGTTTTGGCACAAAAAAATATATCCAAACCAAATGTGGTTAGATGGTCTATATATGGGAGAACCCTTTTATGCTCGGTATACTGTTGAATTTGAAAATGGTGAAAACTTAGACGATATAGCACACCAATTTAAACTATTACATGATAAAACTTTAGATAAAAAAACTGGTTTATATTTTCATGCCTGGGATGAAAGCAAACAAATGCCTTGGGCAAATAAAGAAACAGGATGTGCACCTAATATATGGCTAAGAGCTTTAGGATGGTATGCTATGGCTTTGGTTGATGTATTAGATTACATGCCAAAAGAGCATCCAAAACACCAGGAATTAGTAAGTTATTTAAATGAATTGGCTGAAGCAATTAGTAATTTTCAAGATGAATCTGGCCTATGGTATCAAGTTCCAAATATGCAAGATAGAGAAGGGAATTATTTAGAAGCTTCTGGATCTTCTATGTTTGTGTATGCCTTAGCAAAAGGAGTTAACAAAGGATACCTACCAACTAAATTTGAAACGATTGCCAATAAAGGCTTTGATGGTTTAATTAATAAATTAGTAACGGTAGATACAGATGGAGAAATTCATTTAAATCAAATCTGCAAAAGTGCTGGCTTAGGAGGTAATCCTTATCGTGATGGTTCGTATGAATATTATTTGAGTGAACCTATTTTAACAGATAATTCTCATGGATTAGGTCCTTTTATAATGGCAGCTTTAGAATTAAACAGATAGAACAAATGGATCCAATATTAATAATATTAATAGGAACAGCTGTAGTTCTGTTTTGTATTATAGTATTACGAGTACATGCTGTTGTTTCTCTTCTATTCGCTGCTTTAATTACAGCATTATTAACATCATCAGAACTTATTTATAATTTTGCATTAAATAGCGGTATGTCAGAGCAAGAAGCGTTAAGTTTTTCTAAAATATCACTTGGAAAAAGGCTAGGTGTTGCTTTTGGTAATACAAGTGGGAAAATAGGAATTTTAATTGCCTTAGCTTCAGTAATTGGTACGTCATTAATGCGCAGTGGTGGTGCTGAACGAATAGTTAGAAGTCTATTAAAATTATTTGGAAAAAAGAACAGCTCATTGGCTTTACTATTTAGTAGTTTTACGTTAGCCATACCTGTTTTTTTTGATACGGTTTTTTATCTGATGATACCTATAATAAAATCAATGGGAATTAAAAATCCTAAAAAGTTTAGCCTTTATTTGATGGTAGTTATAGCTGGTGGTGTTATGGCACATTCATTAATTCCTCCTACCCCTGGTCCCCTATTTGTAGCAGAAACTATGAATATTGATCTTGGAACTATGATGATAGGTGGTATGGTAATTGGGCTAGTTACCGTTATATGTGGCTATGGTTATGCGCTTTGGGCAAATTTAAAATGGGAATTACCTATGCGCAGTACGCCCGATATAAGTATAGAGGAACTCGAGCAAATTTCAGAAAAGGAAACAAAAGATTTACCTAGATTATGGCTATCTTTATTACCAGTTGTGCTCCCTATAATATTAATAACAGGAAATACGTTTTCAAAAATGTTTTCTGAAGGAAGTAGCAATTTAAGTTCATTTCAAGAAAACTTGGTTTCTGTTTTTTCTGTAATAGGTGATCCTAATATAGCTTTATTTATTTCAGCACTAATAGCTATGTATTTAATGTGGTCTCGATTAAATGATTTAGATACCTTTAAAACATATATGTATGAAGCCCTAACAAGTGCTGGTATGATTATTTTAATTACTTCTGCTGGTGGTGTTTTTGGACAAATGCTTCAGCAAACAGGTATTGGTTTAAGAATACAAGAGTTATCGTCAAATTATCAAATGGCAATTTTACCAATGGCATTTTTTATTACAGCTGCAGTTAGAACAGCACAAGGTTCTGCAACCATTGCCATGGTAACAACTATTGGTATTATGAGTGGTGTTGCTAGCGCAGGTTTGGCGTTTCATCCAGTTTATTTAGCTTTAGTAATTGGATGTGGCTCTAAAATATTTGCTTGGATGAATGATAGTGCTTTTTGGATAATAACTAAAATGAGTGGTATGGAGGAAAAGGAAACCATACGTCATTTTTCAATATTATTAATGGTTATGGCTTTTGGTGGCTTATTTTCCATTATGATTTTTTCGAAAATATTCCCTTTCACTTAGAATAATAATGAATAAAAACATTTTAATAAAAACAACTGAACAGGATAATGTTGGAATTGTTGCTAATGAACTTGGTATGCAAAAAGGAACATTAGTTAATTTTGGTTTTACACTTTTAGAGTTTATCCCAAATGGACACAAAGTGGCATTACATGATATAAATAAAGGTCAAGAAATAATAAGATATGGACAAGTTATAGCATATGCTGATAAAGATTTAAAACAAGGCACATGGGTTAATGAAACAAATATATTGTTGCCTAATCCTCCTGAGTTAGAATATATTTCGATGCCTGAAATTAATAATATTGAAGTAGAGCCATTAGAAGGTTATACATTTCAAGGCTATAGAAATAGTGATGGTAGTGTTGGCACAAAAAATGTTTTAGGAATATCTACAAGTGTACAATGCGTTGCTGGAACGACAGAGTATGTTGTTAAAAAAATCAAACAAGACTTACTTCCTTTATATAAAAATGTTGATGATGTTGTTGCACTAAATCATAGTTACGGATGTGGTGTTGCCATTGATGCACCCGCTGCTATTATTCCTATTAGAACGATTCAAAATATTGCCACTAATCCAAATTTTGGTGGGGAAATTATGGTCATTGGTTTAGGTTGTGAAAAATTACGACCAGAACGCTTAGTCAATGAAGATAAAAATTCTGGAGACAGTATTACCTATATGCAAGATGAATCATTTCATGGGTTTAATGCTATGGTAGATGGTATTATAAAAATAGCTAAAATTCATTTAGAAAAATTAAATAAGCGACAAAGAGAAACCTGTCCTGCTTCCAATTTAGTTGTGGGTATGCAATGTGGTGGAAGTGATGCTTTTTCAGGTTTAACAGCTAATCCTGCAGCTGGGTTTGCTGCCGACTTAATTGTTAGAGCCGGTGGTAGCGTTATGTTTTCTGAAGTTACAGAAGTAAGAGATGCTATACATTTATTGGTTCCTAGAACAGAAAATGCTACAGTCGCTAAGGCATTATTACAAGAAATGAAATGGTATGATGACTATTTACTTCAAGGAAATGCAGACCGAAGCGCTAATACCACACCTGGGAATAAAAAAGGTGGATTAAGTACTATTGTTGAAAAATCTTTAGGTTCAGTTGCCAAATCAGGTACTAGTACTATTGTGGATGTTTTAAAACCTGGGGAAAAGATTAGAAAAAAAGGCTTGACATTTGCAGCAACTCCAGCTAGTGATTTTGCTTGTGGCACTTTGCAATTAGCAGCAGGAATGAACGTGCATTTATTCATGACTGGTAGAGGTACGCCTTACGGATTAGCTATGGTTCCAGTAATTAAAGTGGGATCAAATTCTAAATTAAGTAATCGATGGTTTGATTTAATTGATTTTGATGCTGGTAAAATTGCATCAGGAGAAAAAACAATTAAGGAAATGGGTTGGGATTTATTTCACATGATATTAGATGTAGCAAGTGGTAAGAAACAAGTAGCATGTGATAAATTAGGTTTACACAACGATTTAGTACTGTTTAACCCAGGACCTTTAACATAATAAAAAAACATTAAAATTATTGAAAATGAAATTAAGTTTAGAAAGTATAAAAAGCGCTTTAGGAGATGGGTTGTTATCATTTCCTGTAACTGATTTAGATGATAAAGGGAAATTTAATAGTATTACGTTTGCCGATAGGTTAGAATGGTTTATGAGCCATCAAGTATCATCAATATTTGTCGCTGGTGGTACAGGTGAGTTTTTCTCACTATCTCAGGATGAATATAGAAGTATAGTAAAAGTAACTTCAGAAACTGTAAAAGGTAAAGTTCCTACAATATCTAGTGTTGGTCGCAGTATTCCTGAAGCTATTCAATTTGCTTCGATTGCAGAAAACGCTGGAATTGATGCGTTACTTTTAATGCCTCCATATCTTACAGAATGTGCTAAAGAAGGTGTTTTTGAATATGCTAAAACCATCATGCAAAGCACAAATTTACCAGTCATTTATTATAATCGTGCCAATGGTATTCTACCAGCTGAATATATCCAAAAGTTAGCCGATGCCTGTCCAAACTTTATAGCTCTTAAGGATGGAACAGGAAACATGGAAGCTTTAAATACTACTATTAAAACCCTTGGCAATCGTTTAATTTATATTGGTGGTGTACCAACGGCCGAAATCATTTCTGAGGCTTACCTATCAATAGGCGTGAATACATATTCCTCAGCGGTATTCAATTTTGTTCCAGATATGGCTAATCATTTTTACAAATCTTTGAGAGCAGGTGATAAAGAAACCGTTAATTTAATTATCAAAGAGTTTTTTATTCCATTTGTTAAGCTAAGAAGTAATTCGCAAGGTTATGCTGTAAGTTTAATTAAGGCGGGTGCTAAATTAATTGGTAAGAGTGCGGGAGATGTTCGTGCACCGTTACCTATACCTAATGCTGATGAGGTTGAAACCCTTAAAAAATTAATTAATAAAGCGGCAACCTTGATAAAATAGAATTATTATGAATACAGATAATGTTTTTTACGGAATAAATGCCTTAACTAATGAAAAACTAGAAGGTGAGTTTATAAATGCAACAAACGACCAAGTGGATGCTGCTGTTAAAAAAGCAGTCATAGCTTTTGCTAGTTATAGGAAGAAAGATAAAGATAGTATTGCCAATTTTCTAGATCAAATTGCAGAGGAAATATTAAACCTTGGTGATGCACTTATTGAAAGATGTCACCTTGAAACAGCATTACCAGTAGGCAGACTTCAAGGCGAAAGAGGTAGAACCATGAATCAATTAAAATTATTTGCAACGGTTGTTAGAGAAGGTTCTTGGGTAGAAGCCAGAATTGATACTGCTATTCCAGATAGAAAACCTATTCCTAAATCTGACATAAGACAAATGCTTAGGCCATTAGGTCCTGTAGCTATATTTGGAGCAAGTAATTTTCCTCTAGCATTTTCAGTAGCTGGCGGAGATACTGCTTCAGCACTAGCAGCAGGCTGCCCTGTTGTTATAAAAGGCCATCCAGCACACCCTGGAACAAGTCAAATGGTAGCCAATGCTATTTTAAAAGCAGTTAAAATTTGTGGAATGCCAGAAGGTACTTTTTCAATACTTCATAGTAATTCGAATCAAGTTGGGGAAGCACTAGTTAAACATCCTGAAGTTAAAGCAGTAGGATTTACGGGTTCTTTTAAAGGAGGCAAAGCTTTATTTGATTATGCTAATAGCAGACCAGAACCAATACCTGTTTTTGCTGAAATGGGAAGTACAAACCCTGTATTTATTTTACCCCATGCATTAAAAGAACGAGGAGAAACAATTGCTACTGGTATGGCAGGATCAATAGTTTTAGGTGTTGGACAATTTTGTACTAATCCGGGATTATCATTTATTCAAAAATCTGATACAATTGATAAATTTTATACTAAGTTGTCTGATGGTATAAGTAATACTCCATCTGGAACCATGCTAACATCAAATATATTAAAGACATTTAATAAGGGGCTTCAAAGCACACTGGCTATTAATCATGTAGAAGAATTGGCATCAGGATTACCTTCAGAGTCAACAAATAGTGCTATTCCTAAAATATTTAAAACCTCAATAGAAAATTTCATAAAAAACGAATCTTTATCTGAAGAAAACTTTGGACCATCAAGTGTGTTGGTAGAAGCAAATTCCAAAAATGATATTTTGGAAGCAGCTAGAAATCTTGGAGGGCATTTAACAGCTACCATTCATGGAACAGATCAAGATTTTGAAGACTATAAAGAACTTTTTGATATTTTAGAATTAAAGGTAGGTCGCATAGTAATTAATGGATTTCCAACTGGTGTAGAGGTTTGTCATTCCATGGTGCATGGCGGTCCATATCCAGCAACTACAGCACCTCAATCTACTTCTGTAGGGACAAATGCCATAAAGCGCTTTGTGCGTCCCGTTTGTTTTCAAGATTATCCAGATGCCTTCTTGCCTGATGCGATTAAGGCTGAAAATAAATTAAACATTTGGCGTTTAGTTAATGGGAATTGGGAAAAGTAGAATAAATTTTAATTTAATGTATATGAATGTACAAAGGTTTTTAGTATTGTTTATAATCTTAATTGGGCAATGTACGCAAGCTCAATTTCTATTAAATAAGGATTCAATAATAACAAGTATCGAAGAAAGAATTAAGCTTCCTATTATCCCAGATTACGTAGTTAATGTGTCGCAGTTTGGAGCTAAAGGAAATGGAATTAAAAATTGTAAGCCTGCATTTGACAGAGCGATGAAGGCTTGCGAAAAAGTTAATGGTGGTACTATAATAGTTCCAAAAGGAGTTTATAGATTAGAAGGGCCTATTCATTTTGTTAGTAATACTAGGTTGCATTTACAAGCTGGTGCAAAACTCGTTTTTGGTTCCAACCCGAAAGATTATCCGTTAGTCTTAACTAGTTGGGAAGGAACTAACTTATATAACTACAGTCCAATGATCTATGGCGTAAATGTATCTAATGTAGCAATTACTGGAGAAGGAATTATCGATGGAGAAGGTAATGGATTATGGGCCACCTGGAAACCTATTCAAAGTAAAGGCCAACAATTAAGTAGGGAGATGAACCATAATAAAGTAGCTATAAAAGATCGTGTCTTTGGAGAAGGACATTATTTAAGACCTCAACTCATACAATTTGTAAATTCCAAAAATATCCTTATTCAAGATGTTAAAATTGAAGATGCCCCCTTTTGGTGTGTGCATATTCTGAATAGTAGCGGAGTTGTATTAAAAGGATTAAAGTATGATGCGCATAATAAAAATAATGATGGTATCGATATTGAAAACTCGAATGATATTTTAATTGAAGATATCGACTTCAATAATGGTGATGACAATGTGGCTATAAAGGCTGGAAGAGACCACGATGGAAGAGCAAATATGAATCATCCATCCAAAAATATTATCATAAGAAATTGTAGATTTAAAGGGTTACATGCATTGGTTATAGGAAGTGAAATGTCTGGAGGTGTAAAAAATGTCTTTGCTTATGATTGTATAGCTAGTGGCTATTTAAAACGAGGGATTTATTTTAAAACTAATTCTAACAGAGGTGGATATATAAAAAACATATTAGTTGATAATATAAGATTTGGAGATGTAGAAGATGCTATTTATATGACATCTAATTATCATGGGGAAGGTAATGGGTTGTTCCCTTCTAAAATTTCAAATATCACATTATCAAATATTAGTTTTGATAATGTTTCAAATACGGCTATTGTTATTGAAGGATATCCTAAATTTAAGGTTAAAAATGTGACCTTAGATCATATTACATTTAAGTCTGCAAAGAATGGTATGACCTTAAGTAATACGGAAAATATAAAATTTAATGAGATAGTTATAGGTGAGAAACAAGGTGTACCAAGTTCCGTAAAATAAATCATACTACACACCATAAATACTACCATTAAATTTCATTTTTCATAAGGAATTTCCAGTTATGATGGACTTGATACATAATGAGAGTGATTAAGAGTGTTCAATTTACTTTGAAATTTTAACACTACCGATTACTTCTATAACAAGTCCATTATTAGCTCTAGTAATATCCCTTTCAAAGTATCGTTTGGGTATTTGTTCTAATATAAAGTTCAAACTCTAGCATTAAGGCAAGATAAAAGACAAAATTCCTTTATTATAAAGTTTCATTTCACAGTTAAAAACATAATCCTTTTATACAAATACAGGGGGAATATATTTAAATACACTCCCTAATATTTTAAATTATACTTTTAATTATTTCTTTATTATTTTAATAGTAACTGGTTCATCCCCAATAATTCTTAAAAAATAAATGCCATCAGGTTTGCTTGAAATATCCAACTTCAAACTATTATGAATATTATTATGTTTTTGCGAATAAACTAACGAACCACTTATACTATACAATTCGGTAGTTACCTCATTTATAGTATTTGGGAGCAGCACATTAAAAATGCTGCTTGAAGGGTTTGGAAAAACTTTAATAGTCTTTTCAATTGGCAATTCATTTAAAGACAAAGTCGCTGTTAAATCACCTTCCAAACTAATATAGTCATACATCAAATGACTCGGATTTTGGTTTGATGGCATTAACAATGTAATAGTGTTATTTCCAATCTTAAGTTTATTATATGGGATATCGAAAGTTTGAATGCCGTACTTAGCATGATTCGATTGCCTAATTAAGGCATTTCCCCCAGTAGGTACGCCATTTAAATAAGTTTGATAAAAATAACTTCCATTAACTTTCATCCATAATTGTGCATAATCTGCACTAGCAAATGCAACAGTAAGTTTAGCATTCCCAGTTGTAGGTATGTCGCCAGTTAAATCAAAGTTGAAATTCCAATCCCATGCTTGTGGAGTACCATCAGATGTAATGTATTTAGTATAAGCATAAAGTAATACTTATAAAAAATTTCATCTACAATATTGTATTCTATTTGGTTAGAATTAGAAAAGTAATATTAAAAATATAAGATAAAATACACTTTTACAGGGTTATTTGGTCTGTTTTTTTTTATTTTAATTAACAACGAATTTGGTATTCTAAACACACTGCCATGCCTAGTACCTTTTGGAAACTGAATACTATCTGAAATATCTTTCCAGGTTTTTAAATCTTTAGATTGAATGGCTCCATATTTATGATCTCTATATTTATCGAAATACACAATCCAATTACCATTAATATTAATAGCGGTTGGACCTTCTGCCCAATAGTTTCCTGTAATAGGTTCACTAGCTTCTGTATAAGGACCTGTTAATTTATCGGAAAATGCAATTTTTAAGTTTTTTTGAACTGGTTTTTTGGTTTCATCCTTCAAGAACATGATGTATTTATTGTTTTGCCTTTGAATAGTAGCATCAATAACATTAAATCCAGGGTCGTATAACAATTTTGTATCACTAAAAGTTTTAAAATCTTTAGTAATTGTATAATACATTCTATGATTGTAACCGCTATCTTCAGTAGATTGTGTTTCTGGAAAAGCACCAATTATTGTAGATGCCCAATACATCATATATTCTTTATTAACCTCATCATAAGTAATTTCAGGTGCCCATGTATTGCGTGTTTTTTGCTCATGTTGCATTACAGGAATAAACTGTTGTTCCGACCAATTTATTAAATCTTTAGAATTCGCATACCCAATGCCTTTATCTGTCCAACTCACGGTCCACACCATATGATATAAACCATCGCCTCCTTTTATAATACACGGGTCGCGCATTAATTTATCTTTACCAACTTCTGGAGTTAAAAAAGATGTATCATTTTTTAAAGATTCCCATGTATAACCATCTTCACTGTATGCTAAATGCAAGCCGTCTTCTCCGTTACCTTTAAAATAAGAAAACATAAAAACCTCCTTTTCAGGAATAAATTTATTCGCAATTAACCAATCTTCACAGGCTTTTGGCCAATTAAGATGGGTGCCAAATCTTCCCAAACCAAAACCATGTCCGCCATTTTCATAAATATGTATTTCTGCTGGTACTTTGTTTTCTTTTAATGCTAAGTAATAATTGATACTATTTTCAACGGGAACGGAACCATCATCTGTGGCATGAATTAAAATGGTTGGTGGTGTATCTTTGTTTACTTGTTTTTCATTGGAATATTTTGCAATTAATTTTTCTGAAGGCTCTTTCCCTAAAAGATTTACTTTTGAACCGTTATGAGTAATACCTTCTTCCATAGAGATTACAGGATAAATTAACATGGAGAAATCTGGTCTAGCACTTATTTCATCTGAAGCATACACATTGTCATTATAATGTGTAGATATGGTTGAAGCTAAATGACCGCCTGCAGAAAAACCAATAACCCCGATTTTATTAGAATCTATATGCCATTCTTTAGCATTTCGTCTTATGGTTCTTATAGCTTCTTGTGCATCTTGAAGCGGACCAATAGTTTTATCATTCATTATAAGATCACTTGGCAATCTATATTTAAGAACAAAAGCAGAAATTCCAATTGAATTTAACCATTCTGCAATTTTGTCGCCTTCTTTATCATGTGATAAAACACCATAGCCTCCACCAGGACAAATAACAACCGCTGCATTATTTGTATTAGTATCTGCTAAAAACACTTTTAACCTAGGATTAATAACTTTTAGAATACCAGTAGCTTCTCCTTTAGAATTTAATCGAAATACTTCTTGATAATCTTTATTTTCTATTGAATTAGGGACTTTATCCCATAGCGGTATTTCTTTGGTTTGAGAATACATACTAATAGTAATTCCTAAAATTAAGCTTAAAAATAATGTCTTATTCATTTTGTTCATAATAACTCTTTATTTTTTAATTTTTTGTGAAAGTTGCTATAAGCTTTCGTAAAATTCAATTTCGACTATTCTTAATTGTCCTTTTGCGTTAGCACCTTCTTTATCTTTAAACATGTCTAATTCTTTATTGGGATCCACTTCAACAATCTTATTAAAAGCATCATTATCTGTATTTACTCCAATTAATTCAATAGTTATTTCCTTTGCTAAAACTGGTTTTAATGGAATTGTTATATACCCTAAACTTTGTTGTGTGTTCCCTTGATAAACAATTTTATTATCTGCTAATATACGAATAGGATAACTTTTTCTTCTCCAACCTGTAAATTTGGCAACACATTGATTTACTACCGATGGTTTCGTTAAAATATAAGTTATTTTTCCAGTTTTTATTCTCCCATCGTTAGCCCATTCAGATAATTCATTATCATCAAAACTATTATATACAGTTTCCTGATTTGATAAAGCTGTTGCTGAAGCTATAAAAGCTGGTTTTCTTTTTTATGGTATAAGAATCTGTTTTTGGTGTTGGACCTCTATCTAAATATGAAGTCATATCATGGTTGGGTAATTGTGTTGAAAGTCCATTATTTGATTCAAAAAAACTAGTATTCAAAGTTATTTTTGAAGATTTTAATCCTTTTGATTTGGCAATGAGATTGATATTATCAGGTTTAATCCCAGAACGAATCATAATTCTATTAATACCATTTTCAACAGGTATTTTTTCAGAAAGGATATAGTTGTCCTCTGGTCCTTTGGCAATACCACCTAACCAGGTAGCATCTCCTTTTAAAGAAAATTCAATAAGACTATTATCAATGGGGCATCTATTACCATTTTTATCAACAACCTCAACATCAATTAAAGCCACGTCTGCTCCATTAGCCATAAAACCTTTAGGGTTTGTATGCGGTGTTAATTTAATTTCGAAAGGTTTTCCTGCTGTTAATTTATATGCTTCACTAACAACCTTCCCATTAATATCATAACTCACAGCTTTTAATTCTCCTGCTTCCCATTGAATGCTTTCGAAAGTGAATAAAAACTGCTTGCTTTGTTTACCAAAACCTTTAGATTTTCCATTTATAAAAAGCTCAACCTTTTCACCAGAAGAAACCACGTATATGTTTTTTACAACATCTTTTGTGTAATTCCAATGTCCTATAATATGACTTCGGTGGTTTTCAATATCTACCCAACCATCCCACATAACCTGATGTGCAAAAAAACCATCTTTTGGAATACGCATGGGATCTACTTCACCACTTCTTCTATAATTTTCGGCACCTCTAAAATGGGTGTTAGTATCAGAAAAAATAATATTCACGCCACCAGAACTTACTCGATGTCCAGTTCCAGGTCTTTCTATATAATAGTCGTACCAGCGTGTTACATTTTCTATAGCGTGAGAATCTTGATTGCGATTATAAGGACTTGCATCCTTTACTTTACTTCCGTTAACATTGGCATGTGTGGTACCCCCTTCTCCATCTTTATGATATGGCGGACTAAATTCATCCCAATATTTACGCAAGCCTTCATCT
The nucleotide sequence above comes from Flavobacteriaceae bacterium HL-DH10. Encoded proteins:
- a CDS encoding polysaccharide lyase family protein; amino-acid sequence: MTSDGTPQAWDWNFNFDLTGDIPTTGNAKLTVAFASADYAQLWMKVNGSYFYQTYLNGVPTGGNALIRQSNHAKYGIQTFDIPYNKLKIGNNTITLLMPSNQNPSHLMYDYISLEGDLTATLSLNELPIEKTIKVFPNPSSSIFNVLLPNTINEVTTELYSISGSLVYSQKHNNIHNSLKLDISSKPDGIYFLRIIGDEPVTIKIIKK
- a CDS encoding prolyl oligopeptidase family serine peptidase: MNKTLFLSLILGITISMYSQTKEIPLWDKVPNSIENKDYQEVFRLNSKGEATGILKVINPRLKVFLADTNTNNAAVVICPGGGYGVLSHDKEGDKIAEWLNSIGISAFVLKYRLPSDLIMNDKTIGPLQDAQEAIRTIRRNAKEWHIDSNKIGVIGFSAGGHLASTISTHYNDNVYASDEISARPDFSMLIYPVISMEEGITHNGSKVNLLGKEPSEKLIAKYSNEKQVNKDTPPTILIHATDDGSVPVENSINYYLALKENKVPAEIHIYENGGHGFGLGRFGTHLNWPKACEDWLIANKFIPEKEVFMFSYFKGNGEDGLHLAYSEDGYTWESLKNDTSFLTPEVGKDKLMRDPCIIKGGDGLYHMVWTVSWTDKGIGYANSKDLINWSEQQFIPVMQHEQKTRNTWAPEITYDEVNKEYMMYWASTIIGAFPETQSTEDSGYNHRMYYTITKDFKTFSDTKLLYDPGFNVIDATIQRQNNKYIMFLKDETKKPVQKNLKIAFSDKLTGPYTEASEPITGNYWAEGPTAININGNWIVYFDKYRDHKYGAIQSKDLKTWKDISDSIQFPKGTRHGSVFRIPNSLLIKIKKNRPNNPVKVYFILYF